From the bacterium genome, the window ACCTGATCAAACGCTACGCCCCGGACAACAAGCCAATCCCCATCATCTCCGGCGAATGGGGCTACTCAAACATAAACTGGAACAGAAAACGCCTCTCAGAAGAAACGCAGGCACAGTACCTCGTCCGCGAATTCCTCATAAACCTCTATCAGAAGATTCCGGTCAGTATTTGGTACGACTGGAAAAACGACGGCACAAATCCCGACGAGCGCGAGCATCACTTCGGGACGGTGATGCACGACCTCAAACCCAAAGCAGCCTACCTCGCGGCCAAAACCTTGTCGAATGCACTGGCCGGGTATTCAATCGACGGGAAGCTCGACTTGGGCGACGACCGAGACTTCGCCCTTAAGCTGACCAGGGGCGAGAGTCGCGCGATAGCATTCTGGACAACAGGCGATAAACACCGGATAAAGCTCCCGATTCCAAAGGGCGATGGAACGCTTCTCGATATGCTCGGTAAGAAACGTGAAATCTCCTGGGAGGAAGACGACCTCGAGCTGACGGCATCACAAAGCCCGCAGTACCTGCTCATACGACGCTAAAGGTGAATGGAAAGGCCCGCAATATCTGTCGCCACCTTTACGGATTGCTCGGCAGCACGTCGATGTCGTCCCTCTGCAGAAGCTGAATGATCTCAGCCTTCGTGGGCATGGCCTCGATGAAACCGAACTTCGAGCAGGCCAGCGCCCCCGCTGCCGATGCAAACTTGACAGCCTCCCGTATCTCGTCTCCCACCGCACAGCAAGCCGCCAGAGCACCTGCGAAGGCGTCCCCGCTGCCGGCCTGGTCTACCAGCTCCACGTTGAAGGACGGTATCTGATCGGCCCCGTTCCTGTCCACGACCATGCAGCCTCGCCTGCCCATAGTGATGACCGCATACTTCACGCCGCGGGTAACCAGGTCTGAGCCTATGAGTTTGGCCGTGCGAATATTCCCTGCCGACTTGTCGGTTATCTCAGCCGCCTCGCACAGATTCGGAATAAGGACGTCGGCCGAGAAAAACTCCATCGGAAGGTCACCGCCCTGCTCACCTCCGATGCACCTCGACTCCACCGGTCTGGCGGGGTCAAGAATGATCATTGTGCCGTGCACATTTGCGCAGCGAAGCGCCTTTATAAGCGCCTGATACGGCAATCCACCGTGAATAAGACAGACGTCGGCGTCGGAGATAACCTGCTCGGCGGCATCTATGTCCTGAGGCTGAAGAGCGCTATTTGCCCCGGCATAGAAACAGGCGGCGTTCTCTCCGGCACTATTCACCAGCGTTACGACCATCCCGGTATTCTTGGCCTCGGCGGCACAAACAAGCTCCGTATTGACTTTGAACTCAGCCAAATCCCTTTTCACCAGCTCTGCACAGTGATCGCCCCCGACTTTGCTGATAAGATGAACCTCGCAGCCGCACAGCGCCGCCTGCACGGCCTGGTCGGGGCCCGGACCGGCCGCACTGTACGAAAGGGACGAACCTACCACGCTCTGGCCGGGAGAAGGAATCTGGCTGCACCGAACCGTCATCTCAACATAAGTGCTGCCGATTACTACGACTTTCGGACTCCGTCCCGTCATTCCTGCCTCTGCAAATAAAAAGCTGCCATTGACTTGTCGTCACCCCCCTTCAGTGCCGAGAAATCCTTTTCACTGACGTACTATACCACCTCAACGCACAAATGCAACACCTTTTTTGGGGTATTATCACACCTTGGGCAAATTGGACGTTGCCCCCGACGCCCCCACACAGGCATCCTGGCTCTTCAGCCAGTGTTCTATGACCCTGACAATGTAGCCTACCTCGACTTGCAGCAGAGGTCGGCCTTTGGGGATTTTGTGCCATTTTGCCAGGCACTTTCGACAGCACGTCGCGGTCGCGTGCTGCGCGATAAAGACCGGATGGTTACTCATGGGCGTCTGTCGGCCGTCGTTGGCCGGGTCGGTGTCGGCCAGACGCTTCATAACGAAATCCCTCGCGTGTTCGAGAATCGTCGCAAGCCCTTTCTCCATAAGATACTGCGCCTCTTTGCCGCCAAGCTTGAAACGGCTGCGAAACTCCGACCGCCCCAAAGCTGCAAACAAATCGTCAATATCACACATACTCGATTCTCGATGCCTGCCCCGAAGGGCTCGATACTCGATTTCTGTCATCTGACCTCTGGCTTCCGACCTACGCCGGTACACCGACTACGCCCATGCAGACTACGCTTTCCTCTTCGCCGTCGAGACCGAGGATCGCGTTGACCTGGTCGTCGAATAAGGCCCCTATCTCGCAACTGCCCAGATTCAAGCTGACCGCCGCCAATGCCAGATTCTCCGCAATATGCCCCGCGTCGAGATAAATATATCTATACGCCCGCTGGCCATACTTCCATTTGCACCGCTCGAACACCGCCGACCACACAAAAACCACGCCCGCAGTCGCACACATCCCCTGCCCGAGCGCCGCAGCGGCAATCTGTCCGCGAAAGTCGCCCCGCCTCAACTCTTCGAGCTGATGGGCCTTGATCGAGTAGTGGTAAAGCCCGGGCTCCAGTTTCCTCACCTCGTTGACAATCACATAAGTCTCTATCGGATAGAGCGCTCCGGCCGATGGCGCCGTCCGAAACTCGTAGCCCTGCTCTATCCTCTCCACACCCGTCGATGCCCAAAGCAAATAAGCCAACTGCCCCAGGCTTATGGGCCTTGCTTTGAAGTCCCGAACGCTCTTTCTCTGCTTAAGGGCCCCGTCCAGCGTCATCGGTCGCGAAGGCTCGAAACTCGGAAGCTCAATCTTCTTGGTCTGCGGGTACTCCTTGTACACGTCAGGCTTGGCATTCCAGTCAAGCCGGTGTCCGCCCATACTATCCGCTGAGTACTTCGTCTTCCGTTGAAATTCATCGCCGACGCTGCTCATCGCTGCACCTCATTCGCAAGCTCTCCGGTCAAACGGCCTGTTCCATATCAACATACCGACGCCTCTTGCGCCAGCCGAAGATCGCCACCAACACAACCCCCCAAAGCACCGCGTGCAGGATTGTCCGCCCAAACCACACGACGTGAATAACCAACACAACGTGTTCCCCGTCCAAGGGTCCTCCCTCAGTTAGAAGCCTCGGCAGGTTATAACTCAACAGCGTTCCCACAAGCGATTCGATGAATAGGAGAGAGAAAGCGGTCAACGCCGCCAACGAAG encodes:
- a CDS encoding ribokinase, whose amino-acid sequence is MTGRSPKVVVIGSTYVEMTVRCSQIPSPGQSVVGSSLSYSAAGPGPDQAVQAALCGCEVHLISKVGGDHCAELVKRDLAEFKVNTELVCAAEAKNTGMVVTLVNSAGENAACFYAGANSALQPQDIDAAEQVISDADVCLIHGGLPYQALIKALRCANVHGTMIILDPARPVESRCIGGEQGGDLPMEFFSADVLIPNLCEAAEITDKSAGNIRTAKLIGSDLVTRGVKYAVITMGRRGCMVVDRNGADQIPSFNVELVDQAGSGDAFAGALAACCAVGDEIREAVKFASAAGALACSKFGFIEAMPTKAEIIQLLQRDDIDVLPSNP
- a CDS encoding DUF4186 domain-containing protein; the encoded protein is MCDIDDLFAALGRSEFRSRFKLGGKEAQYLMEKGLATILEHARDFVMKRLADTDPANDGRQTPMSNHPVFIAQHATATCCRKCLAKWHKIPKGRPLLQVEVGYIVRVIEHWLKSQDACVGASGATSNLPKV
- a CDS encoding SagB/ThcOx family dehydrogenase, with amino-acid sequence MSSVGDEFQRKTKYSADSMGGHRLDWNAKPDVYKEYPQTKKIELPSFEPSRPMTLDGALKQRKSVRDFKARPISLGQLAYLLWASTGVERIEQGYEFRTAPSAGALYPIETYVIVNEVRKLEPGLYHYSIKAHQLEELRRGDFRGQIAAAALGQGMCATAGVVFVWSAVFERCKWKYGQRAYRYIYLDAGHIAENLALAAVSLNLGSCEIGALFDDQVNAILGLDGEEESVVCMGVVGVPA